The Candidatus Sulfotelmatobacter sp. genomic sequence GAGGTCGATCTCGTTGAGCACAAGTGTGACAGGCACGTTGCACCCACCACATGCGCTGCCACCGCTGGACTTCTGCGCGTCTATGTTCAGGCGGAACGCGTAGTACTCGGTCCCACGATGGATCGTCGGATATCCATCGCTCGCGACGGAACCGCGTAGTTTGGCCCGGTTCGCGGCGAGGTTGATGCCCCCGCCACAGGCGCCTGCGGTGAACCAGTCCATGGTCAGGCTTGGCGACCTCCCAGGCCATGCGTAGGCGCAGCCCCCGGGTGCCGAGGTGAAGTCGGCTGTACCGGTCAATGAACCCATACGGCATCCGTCAGCGCTGCAGAATTGCCACCAATTCGGGAGGGTCGGAATATCTGCCTGCACGTCGATCTCAAAGTCGAGGGCAAAGAACATCGGAAGGTCGAAATCAGGAGCGAAAGACGCGGTCATGGGGAATGCGCCGACGTTCGTGTCGCAGGCGAAGGTCACCAGGCTCTGGGGGTTGTCGACCCAGCACCCGTTACCCCAGGCGAAATTGATGCCGCCGGCGGATGCCGAGCCGGCCCAGACGGCCAAGACCGCGGTGGGGAGAAGGGCGCAGCGCATTGTGGCCTCCACGTGAACGAGCCGGTGACCAAGTTTCGTCCGGGGACAATTCTATGGCCCGGTGACGGCGTAGTTCAATGCCTTCATGGAGCTGACCTCGGCACAATGCCTTTCGGGCAGCCATCCTTGGGTGCTCATGGCGCCCGGCTAGACTCGCCCTCGCTCGCCGGCTTGCTCAGAGGGGCGCGACCGGCCGATTATCCGCGCTAGCGGTCCTGCCGGCCGCGTCGGCCCCAATGCGTGCTGCTATTTCGTAAAGGAGAGCTCGCCCATGCGGTCTACCTGCGAAGAACTATTGCGGCTTCTATGCGTCCCACGCGTCCTTTTTCGCGCCTGGACCTTGCACGCCATTAGGCTTGCGACCGCGAGTTCGCTTCTGGCGGTGGGCCCCGCATGGGCCACGGACCACTGCTTCGACATCCCCGACACCTGCGACCGGGTGACGATTCATCCTTTATGCAGCAACCCGGCCCAAAAGTATTGCTGTCGACCATTTCCCCCTGCCGCGGCAGGCGACAATGTGCCCGGTCGGCGCCCGGGCTTCAAAGCGAAGGACTTCTCGCTTTTCAAATGGAATGGGCTCTATCACCTAGTCTACATCCTCCACAATTCGGACGATCTTGGCACCTCGTCCGAGACGCGTTTCGGTCACGACATCTCTAAGGACCTCTACCACTGGGACTCACTCCCGCCCATACTTCCCGTCCGGGCAGACAAATGGGATAACACTAATATGTGGGCGCCCTTCGTCATTCAGCGCGATAGCACCTTCAACCTCTTCTATACCGGCGTGTCCACAAGCGGCAAGCAATCGATTGGGCTTGCGACTTCCTCCGATCTCCTCGACTGGCAGCGGAGGGATACTCCAATCTTTTCATGCGCGAACGCTCCTTGGACGTGGTGTGACTCGTTGAACGGATATGGGCGCGACTTTAGGGACCCGTTCGTTATGCGTGATCCGGATAGTCTTGGGCGCTGGATTATGTACTATTCGACCCGAGTGCCTGCCGTTGGCGATTCCACGACAGTGCCCGGGGTCGCCCTCTCTTCCGGGGATTTCACTGCATGGCGTGATCATGGGTCGCTGTGGACGCGCAACACAAATTGGTGGGATAACAACCGCCAGCTCGAATCGTCCCACCTGTTTGGGCACAACAACAAGTGGTTTATCGCCTATACGACAAATTCTGGCCAGCCATTGGAATTCCAGACGGGCAACGACCCGAGCGACTCGACAGCATGGAGCTTTTGGGACCGCATCGGGAATCTGGATTGTCTTGATACTAATTCCGAGTTCGCCTCCGAGTATCTTAGCGACCCAAGTGTTGGGGGTTCGGGGCGGGAGTACTATTGCGCCGTCAGCTTCGGCTCGATCCTGATCTGGCAGATGCGATGGTGGGGCGGCAATTCCTGGGGTGGCGATTCCACGTACTTTTCACTCGAAACTCCAGCCAACGTCATCGCGCCTTCGGCCGTGACCGACCTGTCGGCCGAGATGGGCAAGACGACGGCAGTCCTGACTTGGACTGCCCCCGGCGCGGACACAACCACGGGGACGGCGGCGTTCTACGATCTACGCTACTCCACCGCGCCGATCACAGGGGCGAATTTCAGCAGCGCCATGCGGATCACGACGGCGGACCCAGATCCGGCCGGGACACTGGAATGCATTGGACTCTCGTCGCTCTCGTCGTGCACGAGTTACTACTTCGCCATCAAGACCTCGGACGCCGACAGCAATAGCTCGGCGATCAGCAATGTCGCGTCCGGTGAAACGCTGTGCAGCGGACACACCGAGTACCTTTGCGGCTTCGACGATCTGATGGCTCAGGGCGGGGGTGGCAGCGGCATGGCGGTCGAGAATGGGATCCTCGACCTGGCGACGACGAGCGCAGCAGCCACCGACATCTATGCTCTGAAGGCGAATGACGGCCCGCAGGTGGACTCGCTGGGAATCCGTCTCAGCCTCGGCGGCGGGAACTCGGTGGCGTTGGACGCCGCCCTGGTCGCGCTGGTGCCGCACGCTGACACTGTCCAAGCCTTTGTCGCGAGTCGGAGCCACGTGGTGGTCGGCAAACCGGTGGCGGTCGCCCAGATTACGGACAGCACGGGCGCGAGCATCTCGCCGACTGTCTCGGCAGCGGGGAGTACGAGGGCGGTGTCTGCGGGAACACTTTGGGACATTACCCTGTCTTCAGGCGCGTCGGCGGGCAGCCGACAGGCGCTGCTTATCGAACTGGCCGGTGGCGGAGCAGACGACGCGGCAGGGGGCGGTGGCGTACAGGTCCTGCTGCCCAATGGATCGGGGGGCTGGTCCAGCAGCGGCCTGATTCAACCGCGGCGGGGGCTTGACGCGTGCGTTCTCGACTCGGTCACCGCCAGCCACGTGCGCCTGCGTTTCAACCATGACTACCTGGTCGGCAACGTCGAACGAATCCCTGCCCCACAGCAAAGCTCACTAACATGGATCGCGCCGGGCAGCGCCATTTCCGCGTCGTCGGGATCGGTTGCGGGGGCGCTCTCGGCGATCGACGGCAGCGAGGCGACGCTGAGCGCCGGGGGCTCGATTACGCTGCGATATTCGACCCCGACCTCGGGCACGCAGCCTGCGCGCCAGGCGTTTCTCCTGCTGAGAGGCCGGCGGGTCGCTCCGCAGGGGTCGTCCATGATGTCCACTCGAGGGGACCAGCCTTCGCGGCCAGCGGCGCCGTTCGAGCTCCACCCAACCTATCCAAACCCATTCAGCTCCACGACCACGATCGGGCTTGCGCTGCCTACCGCGACCAGCGTGACGCTCGAGATCTATGACGCGAGCGGACGCCGGGTGCGGACGCTGCTCGCCGGAACGATGAGCGCTGGGTTCCACACGACGATCTGGGATCGCCGTGACGACCGGGGTGGTCTTGTCCCCGCCGGCGTCTATCTCTATCGGATCCGGGCGGGCGAGAATCAGTCCGAGGAAAAGGCCGTAGTTCTTCGTTGAGCCGCGAGCCAACGAAACTTGGGGCTCGCCGCTCATGACCCTCTCGGACACCATCGCCGCCATCGCCACCTCGCCCGGCGCCGCCGGGCTCGCGGTGGTGCGCCTTTCCGGGCCCTCGGCGCTTGGGATCGCGGCCAGCGTGTTTCGCGGCGGCACCGCTCTGGCCGAGGCCAGGAGCCACACGCTGCACCACGGCTGGATCGTGGGCGCCGATGGCGGGCGCATCGACGAAGTGGTGGCCGCGATCTTCCGCGCGCCGCGCTCCTACACGCGCGAGGACGTGGTCGAGCTGTCGTGCCACGGCGGGCGGTTGAGCGCCGCTGGAGTGCTCGAGGCGTTGATCGCCGCCGGCGCGCGGCTCGCCCGCCCCGGCGAGTTCACGCTGCGCGCGTTCCTGAACGGCCGGCTCGATCTGGCGCAGGCCGAGGCGGTGGCCGACGTGATCCACGCGGAGACCGAAGCGGCGCGCGGCTTGGCGCTCGGCCAGCTCGCGGGCGATCTGTCGCGCCGGCTCGAGGCGCTTTCGGAACGGATCGCCGATCTGCTCGCCGAAGTCGAGGCGCGCGTGGATTTCGCCGAGGACGTGGGCGGAGTCGAGATTCCGCCGCGCGCGCGCGACGACATCGCGGTGGTGGATGCCGCGCTCGCCGCGCTGCTCGAGGGGGCCGCCTACGGTCGCGCGCTGCGCGAGGGGCTGCGGCTGCCGATCGTGGGGCGGCCCAACGTCGGCAAGTCGTCGCTGTTCAACGCGCTGATCGGTGAAGAGCGCGCAATCGTGACGCCCGAAGCCGGCACCACGCGCGATCGCGTGAGCGAGCCGCTCGAGATCCGCGGCGTGCGCGTGCTGATTTCTGACACGGCGGGGCTCCGCGCCGAGGCCGGCGGCGTGGAGGCGATCGGCATCGCGCGTGCGCGCGAGACGCTCGCCGAGAGTCCGCTCGCGGTGTGGGTGGTCGACGCGTCCGAGCCGCTCGAGCGCGAGGATCGCGAGGTGGCGGCGCTGCTTTCCGCCGAACCTGC encodes the following:
- the mnmE gene encoding tRNA uridine-5-carboxymethylaminomethyl(34) synthesis GTPase MnmE, producing the protein MTLSDTIAAIATSPGAAGLAVVRLSGPSALGIAASVFRGGTALAEARSHTLHHGWIVGADGGRIDEVVAAIFRAPRSYTREDVVELSCHGGRLSAAGVLEALIAAGARLARPGEFTLRAFLNGRLDLAQAEAVADVIHAETEAARGLALGQLAGDLSRRLEALSERIADLLAEVEARVDFAEDVGGVEIPPRARDDIAVVDAALAALLEGAAYGRALREGLRLPIVGRPNVGKSSLFNALIGEERAIVTPEAGTTRDRVSEPLEIRGVRVLISDTAGLRAEAGGVEAIGIARARETLAESPLAVWVVDASEPLEREDREVAALLSAEPARAAPPRRLVVALNKSDRGSRLVAADVAPLLNGAEHRAVSVSALSGAGVGELRDVLGTYLSDSRSSAHPAVSNPRHAEALSRARAALTRASSAAFDGAPGEILALELRESLAAIGEVTGRSIGHDLLDRIFSRFCVGK
- a CDS encoding FlgD immunoglobulin-like domain containing protein; this encodes MGPAWATDHCFDIPDTCDRVTIHPLCSNPAQKYCCRPFPPAAAGDNVPGRRPGFKAKDFSLFKWNGLYHLVYILHNSDDLGTSSETRFGHDISKDLYHWDSLPPILPVRADKWDNTNMWAPFVIQRDSTFNLFYTGVSTSGKQSIGLATSSDLLDWQRRDTPIFSCANAPWTWCDSLNGYGRDFRDPFVMRDPDSLGRWIMYYSTRVPAVGDSTTVPGVALSSGDFTAWRDHGSLWTRNTNWWDNNRQLESSHLFGHNNKWFIAYTTNSGQPLEFQTGNDPSDSTAWSFWDRIGNLDCLDTNSEFASEYLSDPSVGGSGREYYCAVSFGSILIWQMRWWGGNSWGGDSTYFSLETPANVIAPSAVTDLSAEMGKTTAVLTWTAPGADTTTGTAAFYDLRYSTAPITGANFSSAMRITTADPDPAGTLECIGLSSLSSCTSYYFAIKTSDADSNSSAISNVASGETLCSGHTEYLCGFDDLMAQGGGGSGMAVENGILDLATTSAAATDIYALKANDGPQVDSLGIRLSLGGGNSVALDAALVALVPHADTVQAFVASRSHVVVGKPVAVAQITDSTGASISPTVSAAGSTRAVSAGTLWDITLSSGASAGSRQALLIELAGGGADDAAGGGGVQVLLPNGSGGWSSSGLIQPRRGLDACVLDSVTASHVRLRFNHDYLVGNVERIPAPQQSSLTWIAPGSAISASSGSVAGALSAIDGSEATLSAGGSITLRYSTPTSGTQPARQAFLLLRGRRVAPQGSSMMSTRGDQPSRPAAPFELHPTYPNPFSSTTTIGLALPTATSVTLEIYDASGRRVRTLLAGTMSAGFHTTIWDRRDDRGGLVPAGVYLYRIRAGENQSEEKAVVLR